The following are encoded together in the Thunnus thynnus chromosome 15, fThuThy2.1, whole genome shotgun sequence genome:
- the nkiras1 gene encoding NF-kappa-B inhibitor-interacting Ras-like protein 1 isoform X1 has translation MLEMGKGCKVVVCGQAAVGKTAILEQLLYGNHTVGSESSETQEDVYVASVETDRGVKEQLRLYDTKGLHDGQDLPKHYYSVADGFVLVYSVDSLESFKRVDVLKKEIDKSRDKKEVTVIVLGNKTDLRERRQVDQEVAQQWARGEKVKLWEVSVAERNSLIEPFTQLTSRLTQPQSKSSFPLPGRKSKGTPSNDM, from the exons GCTCGAAATGGGAAAAGGCTGTAAAGTTGTGGTGTGTGGCCAGGCAGCTGTAGGAAAAACTGCAATACTGGAACAGTTGCTGTACGGCAATCACACTGTAG GCTCTGAGTCTAGTGAGACCCAGGAAGATGTGTACGTGGCCTCGGTGGAAACTGACCGTGGCGTGAAGGAACAGCTGAGACTCTATGATACCAAAGGCCTCCATGACGGACAAGACCTCCCCAAGCACTACTACTCAGTGGCAGACGGCTTTGTGCTCGTCTACAGCGTAGACAGCTTGGAGTCTTTCAAGAGGGTAGACGTCCTGAAGAAGGAAATAGATAAGTCCAGAGATAAAAAAGAG GTGACCGTCATAGTGCTTGGGAACAAGACAGACCTGCGGGAGCGGCGTCAGGTGGACCAGGAGGTGGCGCAGCAGTGGGCGCGAGGCGAGAAGGTGAAGCTGTGGGAGGTGAGCGTCGCCGAACGCAACTCCCTCATCGAACCCTTCACCCAGCTGACCAGCCGCCTCACGCAGCCTCAGAGCAAATCTTCCTTCCCTCTGCCGGGACGCAAGAGTAAAGGCACCCCGTCCAACGACATGTGA
- the nkiras1 gene encoding NF-kappa-B inhibitor-interacting Ras-like protein 1 isoform X2 yields MGKGCKVVVCGQAAVGKTAILEQLLYGNHTVGSESSETQEDVYVASVETDRGVKEQLRLYDTKGLHDGQDLPKHYYSVADGFVLVYSVDSLESFKRVDVLKKEIDKSRDKKEVTVIVLGNKTDLRERRQVDQEVAQQWARGEKVKLWEVSVAERNSLIEPFTQLTSRLTQPQSKSSFPLPGRKSKGTPSNDM; encoded by the exons ATGGGAAAAGGCTGTAAAGTTGTGGTGTGTGGCCAGGCAGCTGTAGGAAAAACTGCAATACTGGAACAGTTGCTGTACGGCAATCACACTGTAG GCTCTGAGTCTAGTGAGACCCAGGAAGATGTGTACGTGGCCTCGGTGGAAACTGACCGTGGCGTGAAGGAACAGCTGAGACTCTATGATACCAAAGGCCTCCATGACGGACAAGACCTCCCCAAGCACTACTACTCAGTGGCAGACGGCTTTGTGCTCGTCTACAGCGTAGACAGCTTGGAGTCTTTCAAGAGGGTAGACGTCCTGAAGAAGGAAATAGATAAGTCCAGAGATAAAAAAGAG GTGACCGTCATAGTGCTTGGGAACAAGACAGACCTGCGGGAGCGGCGTCAGGTGGACCAGGAGGTGGCGCAGCAGTGGGCGCGAGGCGAGAAGGTGAAGCTGTGGGAGGTGAGCGTCGCCGAACGCAACTCCCTCATCGAACCCTTCACCCAGCTGACCAGCCGCCTCACGCAGCCTCAGAGCAAATCTTCCTTCCCTCTGCCGGGACGCAAGAGTAAAGGCACCCCGTCCAACGACATGTGA